From the genome of Amycolatopsis sp. NBC_01488, one region includes:
- a CDS encoding tannase/feruloyl esterase family alpha/beta hydrolase: MRRVRTITAVTALLLATAGFAPAAATTATDAAVRPVTACGDLVRGFALPGAATHVTSATVVAATATDPEYCGVQGYVEPAVRFALRLPTKTYAGRYLQYGCGGFCGLVSPPAFADCGLPHGGDVAVAATDDGHVGKTPAVVDDGSWGAHDQAARDDFEFRAPHVVARASKAIIQAFYGAPPRKSYFTGCSDGGREGLELAQRYPADFDGVVAGAPADYWSPLLEFQAWLARVNTAADGSPILTAAKLPALHNAVLAACDRLDGLADGQLDDPRACHFDPAKLTCTGPDTAACLTPAQVTATRKLYSPPTDAHGTLLYPGGELPGSELSWAGWIIGVPETGGVSFARSLADNYLRYLGYPIGAPASTVDTFAFTRREFDRLIPEGVRYNAMSLDLSAFQRRGGKLVLWHGWADEAIPPAGTLDYYQRLTHGRPQDFARLFMVPSLYHCSGGTTITEFDPLKQLVAWVERGTTPTVVTATGRDAAGHVTRTRPVFAYPRRAVYDGTGSVDDAANFRPAPPASPPHDAVDWAGNGLYAIPGPVAR, from the coding sequence ATGAGACGCGTTCGGACCATCACCGCAGTCACGGCACTCCTGCTCGCCACGGCCGGGTTCGCCCCGGCGGCCGCCACCACCGCCACGGACGCCGCGGTCCGGCCGGTCACCGCCTGCGGCGACCTGGTCCGCGGGTTCGCGCTCCCGGGCGCCGCCACGCACGTCACCTCGGCCACCGTCGTCGCCGCGACCGCCACCGACCCGGAGTACTGCGGCGTCCAGGGCTACGTCGAGCCCGCCGTGCGGTTCGCGCTGCGGCTGCCCACCAAGACCTACGCCGGGCGCTACCTGCAGTACGGCTGCGGCGGCTTCTGCGGCCTGGTCAGCCCGCCCGCCTTCGCCGACTGCGGCCTGCCCCACGGTGGGGACGTCGCGGTCGCCGCCACCGACGACGGGCACGTCGGCAAGACCCCCGCCGTCGTCGACGACGGCAGCTGGGGCGCCCACGACCAGGCCGCCCGCGACGACTTCGAGTTCCGCGCACCCCACGTCGTCGCGCGCGCCTCGAAGGCGATCATCCAGGCCTTCTACGGCGCCCCGCCGCGCAAGTCGTACTTCACCGGCTGCTCCGACGGCGGCCGCGAAGGCCTCGAGCTGGCCCAGCGCTACCCGGCCGACTTCGACGGCGTCGTCGCCGGCGCACCCGCGGACTACTGGAGCCCGCTGCTGGAGTTCCAGGCCTGGCTCGCCCGGGTGAACACCGCCGCCGACGGCAGCCCCATCCTCACCGCCGCGAAGCTGCCTGCCCTGCACAACGCCGTCCTCGCCGCCTGCGACCGCCTCGACGGGCTCGCCGACGGCCAGCTCGACGACCCCCGCGCGTGCCACTTCGACCCGGCGAAGCTGACCTGCACCGGCCCGGACACCGCGGCGTGCCTCACCCCGGCCCAGGTCACCGCGACCCGCAAGCTCTACTCGCCGCCCACCGACGCCCACGGCACCCTGCTCTACCCCGGTGGTGAGCTGCCGGGCTCGGAGCTGTCCTGGGCCGGGTGGATCATCGGCGTGCCCGAGACCGGCGGCGTCTCCTTCGCCCGCAGCCTCGCCGACAACTACCTGCGCTACCTCGGCTACCCGATCGGCGCACCGGCCTCGACCGTCGACACCTTCGCCTTCACCCGGCGCGAGTTCGACCGGCTGATCCCGGAGGGCGTCCGGTACAACGCGATGAGCCTCGATCTCTCGGCGTTCCAGCGGCGCGGCGGCAAGCTCGTCCTGTGGCACGGCTGGGCCGACGAAGCCATCCCACCGGCCGGCACGCTCGACTACTACCAGCGGCTCACGCACGGTCGGCCCCAGGACTTCGCCCGGCTGTTCATGGTCCCGTCGCTCTACCACTGCAGCGGCGGCACCACGATCACCGAGTTCGACCCGCTCAAGCAGCTCGTCGCCTGGGTCGAACGCGGCACCACGCCCACGGTGGTCACCGCGACCGGCCGCGACGCCGCCGGCCACGTCACCCGCACGCGGCCGGTGTTCGCCTACCCGCGGCGCGCGGTCTACGACGGCACCGGCAGCGTCGACGACGCGGCCAACTTCCGCCCGGCGCCGCCGGCCTCGCCGCCGCACGACGCCGTCGACTGGGCGGGCAACGGCCTCTACGCCATCCCGGGGCCGGTAGCCCGCTGA
- a CDS encoding class I SAM-dependent methyltransferase: MTTPEPADRVLSRASLAEGSPTRWFDQLYTAAARGEAEVPWTRGAPNADLAAWVTPGDGRRALVVGSALGDDAELLAAHGWAVTAFDVAPTAVEAARARFPESTVDYVVADLLAPPGEWHHAFDLVVEIMNIQAMPRDFRPAALAALAGFLAPGGTAIVSEVAEENFDMATWVSPPWPFSRTEVASVAQDGVKLLSLETIRDGARYWAEFTR; the protein is encoded by the coding sequence ATGACGACGCCGGAACCCGCCGACCGGGTACTTTCCCGCGCCTCGCTCGCCGAGGGCAGCCCCACCCGCTGGTTCGACCAGCTCTACACCGCCGCCGCCCGCGGCGAGGCCGAGGTGCCGTGGACGCGCGGCGCACCCAACGCCGACCTGGCCGCATGGGTCACACCCGGCGACGGCCGCCGGGCCCTGGTCGTCGGCAGCGCGCTGGGCGACGACGCCGAGCTCCTGGCGGCCCACGGCTGGGCGGTGACGGCGTTCGACGTCGCCCCGACCGCCGTCGAGGCCGCCAGGGCCCGGTTCCCCGAGTCCACGGTGGACTACGTGGTCGCCGACCTGCTGGCCCCGCCGGGGGAGTGGCACCACGCGTTCGACCTGGTCGTGGAGATCATGAACATCCAGGCGATGCCCCGCGACTTCCGCCCGGCGGCGCTGGCCGCCCTGGCGGGCTTCCTCGCCCCCGGCGGCACGGCGATCGTCTCCGAGGTCGCGGAGGAGAACTTCGACATGGCCACCTGGGTGAGCCCGCCGTGGCCGTTCAGCCGCACCGAAGTCGCGTCGGTCGCCCAGGACGGCGTCAAGCTGCTGAGCCTGGAGACGATCCGCGACGGAGCCCGCTACTGGGCCGAGTTCACACGCTAG